The Pseudoalteromonas carrageenovora IAM 12662 DNA window GAATAACTAATAAAAAAGGAAGGTTCATGCCTGCGACAAAAAGAAGTAATCGCAAAGAGCAGATACTGCAAGCACTCGCACAAATGTTAGAAACCAGCCCAGGACAACGAATTACCACAGCAAAGCTTGCTGCTGAAGTAGGTGTTTCTGAAGCAGCGCTTTACCGTCATTTTCCTAGTAAAGCACGTATGTTTGAAGGCCTAATTGAGTTTATTGAAGACACACTTTTGTCGCGCATTAACCTTATTTTAGAAAACGAAAAAGAAAGCCAGACACGTATTTACAACATTTTATTATTACTCCTCACCTTTGCTGAGAAAAATCCGGGGATTACTCGCATATTGACCGGCGATGCATTACAAGGTGAACAAGAGCGCCTACGTGAACGTGTACAAGGTTTGTTTGAAAAACTAGAAACTCAGTTTAAACAAGTACTACGCGAGCGAA harbors:
- the slmA gene encoding nucleoid occlusion factor SlmA, which translates into the protein MPATKRSNRKEQILQALAQMLETSPGQRITTAKLAAEVGVSEAALYRHFPSKARMFEGLIEFIEDTLLSRINLILENEKESQTRIYNILLLLLTFAEKNPGITRILTGDALQGEQERLRERVQGLFEKLETQFKQVLRERKLREGKTFQSDELTLANFLLAYVEGKMNQFVRSDFKAKPSVQFEKQWPELQKIWL